The Armatimonas rosea genome includes a window with the following:
- a CDS encoding response regulator transcription factor yields METLLTLPLQEGERVLLVEDDLTIQKLLQSQLSARGWEIEVVRSGRLALERIAQHPPDLVLLDIGIEELDGLEVCRQVRQWSSIPIILVTAADTPRIKVTALELGADDYLTKPFHTAELVARMRAVLRRAQASAPPRAQAITIGPFVIDLLRREVKRSGEEIKLTKIEFDLLRELVLHVDHVLPYSHLLRAVWGENYDEVHVVHVHVSHLRRKLEPNITGDRYLLTVPGVGYRLRTDQL; encoded by the coding sequence ATGGAAACACTCCTCACCCTCCCCCTCCAAGAAGGAGAGCGTGTCCTTCTTGTCGAGGACGATCTCACGATACAGAAGCTCCTCCAGTCCCAGCTCTCGGCGCGGGGCTGGGAGATCGAGGTTGTCCGCAGCGGCCGGCTCGCCTTGGAGCGAATCGCACAGCATCCCCCCGACCTGGTGCTCCTTGATATTGGGATCGAGGAGCTAGATGGCCTGGAGGTCTGCCGGCAGGTTCGCCAGTGGTCGAGTATCCCCATTATCCTGGTGACCGCGGCAGACACGCCGCGGATTAAAGTGACCGCGCTCGAGCTAGGAGCCGACGACTACCTCACCAAGCCCTTTCACACCGCGGAGCTGGTTGCACGCATGCGCGCGGTCCTGCGCCGCGCCCAAGCAAGCGCCCCGCCCCGCGCACAAGCCATCACCATCGGCCCGTTTGTGATCGACCTACTGCGCCGCGAGGTCAAGCGCTCCGGTGAGGAGATCAAGCTCACCAAGATTGAGTTCGATCTCCTGCGCGAGCTAGTGCTGCATGTCGACCATGTCCTGCCCTACTCCCACCTGCTCCGCGCTGTCTGGGGAGAGAACTACGATGAAGTGCACGTGGTTCATGTCCATGTCTCCCACCTCCGGCGCAAGCTGGAGCCCAATATCACCGGCGACCGCTACTTACTCACCGTCCCAGGTGTCGGCTATCGCCTCCGCACCGACCAGTTGTAG
- a CDS encoding D-alanyl-D-alanine carboxypeptidase family protein translates to MRHWLLALTVLLLALAPAQARPGRKQGAKPSLAFKTEAEHIALVKAGKLPGYFYKADLGKAPVLSAPSVLLMEYDTGEVLYESGADIKRYPASTTKILTGLLFAENTKPDDIVTCTDPTVVNIEPSSLSIKPGERFRAEQLLYGFLLRSANDGGVVIAEHVAGSVPAFAEKMNTRAAELGATNSHFVNPHGLHNPNHYTTARDLALIARAALQNPRFADAVGTPKRTISRSINFKDLVVASKAKKSFYDVVPGADGVKTGFTNAARHCFVGSATRNGRRLLAVILAAPSNAVGDTVPLIEWGFARFSAKTVAVSGQRTAWVPTRLGAEGRVAATVAETLHITQDRLRPSTIETRVTPTTNTAPIAQGQAVASLTVLRDGKPVTQVPLTATRAVKRSVVQATGRSPWLWVGLLGGGGGLLLLLRQRQLAQERARRARRRRRRAIAPPLTDEPPLPRNTTQPQ, encoded by the coding sequence ATGAGGCACTGGCTCCTCGCTCTTACCGTGCTCCTGCTGGCACTTGCGCCGGCCCAAGCCCGCCCGGGACGCAAGCAGGGGGCCAAGCCCTCTCTCGCCTTCAAGACCGAGGCGGAGCACATCGCGCTGGTCAAGGCGGGGAAGCTCCCCGGCTACTTCTACAAAGCCGACCTAGGCAAGGCCCCGGTGCTCTCGGCTCCCAGTGTCCTGCTCATGGAGTACGACACGGGCGAGGTGCTCTACGAGTCCGGGGCGGATATCAAGCGCTACCCCGCCTCCACAACCAAGATCCTCACGGGGCTACTCTTTGCGGAGAACACCAAGCCCGATGACATTGTCACCTGCACCGATCCAACCGTGGTGAATATCGAGCCCAGTAGCCTCAGCATCAAGCCCGGTGAGCGTTTCCGTGCCGAGCAGCTCCTCTATGGCTTTCTCCTGCGCTCCGCCAACGACGGGGGAGTGGTGATCGCGGAGCATGTCGCGGGCTCGGTGCCAGCCTTTGCGGAGAAGATGAACACGCGGGCCGCAGAGCTCGGAGCGACCAATAGCCACTTTGTCAACCCGCATGGCCTGCACAACCCCAACCACTACACCACCGCACGCGACCTCGCCCTGATCGCACGGGCCGCGCTCCAGAACCCGCGCTTCGCCGATGCTGTCGGGACTCCCAAGCGGACAATCAGCCGCTCGATCAACTTTAAGGACCTGGTCGTGGCCTCGAAGGCAAAGAAGAGCTTCTACGATGTGGTCCCCGGCGCCGATGGGGTTAAGACGGGCTTCACCAACGCCGCCCGCCACTGCTTTGTGGGCTCCGCCACCCGCAACGGCAGGCGGCTCCTCGCGGTCATTCTGGCGGCCCCCAGCAACGCGGTCGGGGACACGGTTCCCTTGATCGAGTGGGGCTTTGCGCGCTTCTCCGCCAAGACGGTTGCAGTGAGTGGCCAGCGCACGGCCTGGGTCCCGACACGCCTCGGGGCGGAGGGGCGGGTCGCGGCGACAGTCGCAGAGACGCTCCACATCACTCAGGACCGCCTGCGTCCCAGCACGATCGAGACACGGGTCACCCCCACGACCAACACCGCCCCCATCGCACAAGGCCAGGCGGTCGCGAGCCTCACGGTCCTGCGCGACGGCAAGCCTGTCACCCAAGTCCCTCTCACGGCGACCCGCGCCGTCAAGCGCTCCGTGGTGCAGGCAACCGGGCGAAGCCCCTGGCTCTGGGTTGGCCTGCTTGGCGGCGGGGGCGGTCTGCTTCTCCTCCTGCGCCAGCGCCAGCTCGCCCAGGAGCGGGCACGCCGCGCACGCCGCCGCCGTCGCCGCGCCATCGCCCCGCCCCTCACCGACGAGCCTCCGCTCCCGCGCAACACGACCCAACCACAATGA
- a CDS encoding glycosyltransferase has translation MISVSGYVAARDQFEMFLPGDKIRTIYNGIDLARFSVAQAPVANAVFTVVFAGQLIPEKGLELLIEAVAQLKVQDGIVVQVKVAGAGRSQSELVALAERLVPGQIQFLGQVSDLQEHFRAADAAVFPSRWAEAFGFVVAEAMACGLPVIVSDAGALPEVVGADQQAGLIFESDDVGALAQQLKRLYSDPARRQAMGLIARQRTETLFSLDRMVDDYVAACLELLPDNKG, from the coding sequence GTGATCTCCGTCTCTGGTTATGTCGCTGCACGCGATCAGTTTGAGATGTTTTTGCCTGGCGATAAGATTCGTACTATCTACAATGGCATTGACCTCGCACGGTTCTCCGTTGCTCAGGCACCAGTTGCCAATGCGGTATTTACAGTGGTCTTTGCCGGACAGTTGATCCCCGAGAAAGGGCTTGAGCTACTCATTGAGGCCGTTGCGCAGCTGAAGGTACAAGATGGAATCGTGGTACAGGTAAAGGTTGCAGGTGCGGGCCGTAGTCAGAGTGAGCTGGTAGCTCTCGCAGAGCGCTTGGTGCCAGGGCAGATTCAGTTTCTGGGACAGGTCTCCGATCTGCAAGAGCACTTCCGAGCAGCGGATGCTGCTGTGTTTCCGTCGCGCTGGGCGGAGGCATTTGGCTTTGTGGTTGCTGAGGCCATGGCCTGTGGGCTGCCCGTGATTGTCTCCGATGCGGGGGCACTCCCTGAGGTCGTTGGGGCGGACCAGCAGGCGGGCTTGATCTTTGAGTCCGACGACGTCGGAGCGCTGGCACAGCAGCTCAAGAGGCTCTACAGCGACCCAGCGCGACGCCAGGCGATGGGGCTAATCGCACGTCAGCGCACCGAGACCCTGTTCTCTTTAGATCGAATGGTCGATGACTATGTTGCCGCCTGTTTAGAGCTTCTGCCAGACAACAAGGGCTAG
- a CDS encoding sensor histidine kinase, whose product MILVLFFSLVLYLAITLSSANSNQTRLAAWRAQNTARLCARLLERRCQNAFTILHTLVERPTLTQAVQKNDRSMVVSTLKDSVDLLPDLLAAATYNQEGEQIAEYPAVAEFPQSIAAEPWFAQLYSHHKQDPPLVNNVVHLRGLEEKEALAMAIPVRNQQGIAVGVLVAYFRLGNFYDWLTSIRFYSGTVILIDNTQRIVATSSDATAPQESAIRFLERRVRPDYAPYQKALQGSPGAELYRIPPPLEASFAPSQQEQMVGYTPTLVPGWVILVAQPTDAAFAPYRYLLRNFAIVGIPLLLAVPVISWNLFLLYERLQRLALALGQRNESLHRLNLAKSDLLANISHDLKTPISTMQLSVSNLLEADSPEALPPSLSPEVTECLTLVSQELDTLASRVRNLLEMSRLESEVAPVLQEPCDLTDIIANALERVRVLSKDHSIQTHFPATPLLVMGDPTQLEIVALNLLENALKYSFKGSPLLLVGELRETEVVFQVTNRGESLPPGTEEKIFEKFYRRSTTSMSAGTGLGLAICRTLVEGHGGQISAQNEPFGGVTVTVTLPHCTLLSASEPAPERESV is encoded by the coding sequence ATGATCCTCGTCTTGTTCTTTAGCCTCGTTCTCTACCTCGCCATTACCCTCAGCAGCGCAAACTCCAATCAGACCCGGCTCGCGGCTTGGCGAGCGCAAAATACCGCACGGCTCTGTGCTCGCCTCCTAGAGCGACGGTGTCAGAATGCATTTACGATCCTTCATACCCTCGTAGAGCGCCCCACTCTCACGCAAGCGGTTCAGAAAAACGATCGGTCGATGGTGGTTAGTACCCTCAAAGATAGTGTTGACCTCCTGCCAGACCTCTTGGCCGCCGCCACCTACAATCAGGAAGGAGAGCAGATCGCAGAGTACCCTGCGGTTGCGGAGTTCCCACAAAGTATTGCCGCAGAGCCCTGGTTTGCTCAGCTATACTCCCACCACAAACAAGATCCCCCCCTGGTCAATAATGTCGTTCATCTCAGGGGACTGGAGGAGAAAGAAGCACTGGCAATGGCGATTCCTGTGCGGAATCAACAAGGGATCGCGGTGGGGGTGCTCGTTGCCTACTTTCGCCTTGGGAACTTCTACGACTGGCTGACCTCCATTCGTTTCTACAGCGGCACCGTGATCCTGATCGACAACACCCAGCGGATTGTCGCTACCAGCAGTGACGCCACCGCTCCTCAAGAGAGTGCAATCCGTTTTCTGGAGCGCCGGGTTCGTCCTGACTATGCCCCTTACCAAAAGGCGCTACAAGGCAGTCCTGGAGCGGAGCTCTACCGGATTCCTCCTCCCTTAGAGGCTAGCTTCGCGCCGTCACAGCAGGAACAGATGGTAGGCTACACCCCAACCTTGGTTCCCGGCTGGGTGATTCTGGTAGCGCAACCCACCGATGCAGCCTTTGCCCCCTACCGGTATCTGCTGAGAAACTTCGCCATTGTTGGCATCCCACTCCTTCTCGCTGTGCCCGTGATCAGCTGGAACCTTTTCTTACTCTATGAGCGCCTTCAGCGGCTCGCTCTTGCCCTCGGGCAGCGCAATGAGTCCCTCCACAGGCTCAACCTTGCCAAGTCAGACCTCCTGGCCAATATCTCTCACGACCTCAAGACTCCCATCTCCACGATGCAGCTCTCCGTCTCCAACCTCCTGGAGGCCGACTCCCCAGAAGCTCTCCCACCCTCGCTCTCCCCCGAGGTCACCGAGTGCCTTACTCTGGTGAGCCAAGAGCTCGATACCCTCGCAAGCCGCGTCCGCAACCTGCTGGAGATGTCGCGACTGGAGTCGGAGGTTGCGCCTGTCCTGCAGGAGCCCTGTGACCTTACCGATATCATCGCCAATGCCCTCGAGCGGGTTCGTGTCCTCAGTAAAGATCACTCCATCCAAACACACTTTCCCGCCACCCCTCTCCTTGTCATGGGGGATCCCACCCAGCTGGAGATTGTCGCGCTCAACTTGCTTGAAAATGCGCTCAAGTACTCTTTTAAAGGCTCTCCCCTCCTCCTCGTAGGCGAGCTACGGGAGACCGAGGTTGTCTTTCAGGTGACCAATCGTGGGGAGAGTCTCCCCCCTGGCACGGAGGAGAAGATCTTTGAGAAGTTCTATCGCCGAAGCACCACGAGTATGTCCGCGGGGACCGGACTCGGCCTCGCGATCTGCCGGACTCTTGTCGAGGGACATGGGGGGCAGATATCCGCGCAAAACGAGCCCTTCGGAGGAGTGACTGTGACTGTGACGCTACCACACTGTACGCTCCTGAGCGCGTCTGAGCCCGCCCCTGAGAGAGAGAGCGTCTAG
- a CDS encoding SMI1/KNR4 family protein has product MNTLPPSWKTAFSLVEPWLGAPLTPEEGLSAMELDALNQELGRPLPALVRAWYGAVGKCERLYHPGSQLHLTPYTQLEWCSLWDDLEGEGLAGEEADYPRRLILYDENQYLYSWVVLESDSHLANPPVYIEDADGVLGSEYLLLPSTAYFSDFAAQALAFELVTSADHPLELDTPTPLADAARLFSPVADEPLVHPQELRFWFTDSILAATMDDTWFCAEALSEEARQDFESHLKGNL; this is encoded by the coding sequence ATGAACACACTCCCCCCTAGCTGGAAGACTGCCTTCTCCCTTGTCGAGCCCTGGCTTGGTGCCCCCCTCACTCCGGAGGAAGGCCTGAGCGCCATGGAGCTCGATGCCCTCAACCAGGAGCTAGGCCGGCCCCTACCCGCTCTCGTGCGGGCTTGGTACGGTGCTGTTGGCAAGTGCGAGCGTCTCTACCACCCCGGCTCACAGCTCCACCTGACTCCCTACACACAGCTGGAGTGGTGCTCGCTCTGGGACGACCTTGAGGGGGAGGGGCTCGCGGGCGAGGAGGCGGACTACCCGCGCCGGCTGATCCTCTACGATGAGAACCAGTACCTCTACAGCTGGGTGGTCCTGGAATCCGATAGCCACCTGGCCAACCCGCCGGTCTATATCGAGGATGCCGATGGCGTCCTGGGAAGCGAGTACTTGCTCCTGCCGTCCACGGCCTACTTCAGCGACTTCGCCGCCCAAGCGCTGGCCTTTGAGCTGGTGACCAGCGCCGATCATCCGCTGGAGCTTGACACGCCCACCCCACTCGCCGATGCCGCGCGCCTCTTCAGCCCGGTCGCCGACGAGCCGCTGGTCCATCCCCAAGAGCTCCGCTTCTGGTTCACCGACAGCATCCTCGCGGCGACCATGGACGATACCTGGTTCTGCGCCGAGGCCCTCTCCGAAGAGGCACGGCAAGACTTCGAATCCCACCTCAAAGGAAACCTATGA
- the scpB gene encoding SMC-Scp complex subunit ScpB has protein sequence MRSLLGMVEALLFVSGEPLSLKDLVKATEWDEDAVRDALEELRQRYRDQDSGLRIIELDSGFQLATRPEYGETIGKLLAPHANRLSKPALETLTIVAYRQPATQAEVEAIRGVSCDGVLKTLQERELICEAGRKQTPGRPILYATTNAFLHYFGLTSLDELPALPDDAPTASEQEAAHLSLEAASAL, from the coding sequence ATGCGTAGCCTTTTAGGAATGGTGGAGGCCCTGCTCTTTGTCTCCGGTGAGCCGTTGAGCCTCAAGGACTTGGTGAAGGCCACGGAGTGGGACGAGGACGCGGTGCGCGACGCTCTAGAAGAGCTGCGCCAGCGCTACCGTGACCAAGACTCCGGACTGCGGATCATCGAGCTCGACAGCGGCTTCCAGCTCGCCACCCGCCCGGAGTACGGCGAGACGATCGGCAAGCTCCTCGCTCCCCACGCCAACCGGCTCTCCAAGCCCGCGCTGGAGACGCTGACCATTGTGGCCTACCGCCAGCCCGCCACCCAGGCCGAGGTCGAGGCGATTCGTGGGGTCTCCTGCGACGGTGTCCTCAAGACCCTCCAGGAGCGCGAGCTGATCTGTGAGGCGGGCCGCAAGCAGACCCCCGGCCGCCCGATCCTCTACGCGACAACCAATGCGTTCTTACACTACTTCGGCCTGACCAGCCTCGACGAGCTCCCGGCCCTCCCCGACGATGCCCCGACGGCATCCGAGCAAGAGGCAGCCCACCTCTCTCTGGAGGCTGCGAGCGCGCTATGA
- a CDS encoding segregation and condensation protein A encodes MPVALAPPPTVHIHDFDGPLDLLLHLVRHGRMDIFDLPITELCDQYLVHLNAMENLDLGVAGEFLVMAATLLEIKSRLLLPAPPKDELEDEAGVGEDPRAELVRRLLEYSQYQAIAETLLQREGEIHRSFFREPLPYSNEYALPPKFGELPADALLRALERILADVGAGERSITSVRRQKITLRMTMRLVLGQVERAGAEGLDLVELLPVPPFEVLEIILLFLALLELLKQNAIDVQQDEFCGPIRLIFVPDSERDAPHSAMVDPDSDEETDEDA; translated from the coding sequence ATGCCGGTCGCCCTTGCGCCGCCTCCCACGGTCCATATCCACGACTTCGACGGTCCACTCGATCTCTTGCTCCACCTGGTGCGGCACGGTCGTATGGATATCTTTGACCTGCCTATCACCGAGCTTTGCGACCAGTATCTAGTCCACCTCAACGCCATGGAGAACCTGGACCTGGGCGTAGCAGGGGAGTTTCTGGTGATGGCCGCGACCCTGCTGGAGATCAAGTCCCGCTTGCTCCTGCCCGCTCCCCCCAAAGACGAGCTCGAAGACGAAGCGGGTGTCGGCGAGGACCCACGCGCCGAGCTGGTACGGCGGCTCTTGGAGTACAGCCAGTACCAAGCGATCGCCGAGACACTTCTTCAGCGCGAGGGAGAGATCCACCGCTCGTTCTTCCGCGAGCCGCTGCCCTACTCCAACGAGTACGCCCTGCCTCCCAAGTTTGGTGAGCTCCCCGCCGATGCCTTGCTGCGCGCTCTGGAGCGTATCCTCGCCGATGTGGGCGCGGGCGAGCGCTCGATCACCAGTGTGCGCCGCCAGAAGATCACGCTCCGCATGACGATGCGCCTGGTGCTGGGCCAGGTGGAGCGCGCCGGTGCCGAGGGCTTGGACCTCGTGGAGCTACTGCCCGTCCCACCCTTTGAGGTCCTGGAGATCATCCTGCTGTTTCTGGCACTGCTGGAGCTCCTCAAGCAAAACGCCATCGATGTCCAGCAAGACGAGTTCTGCGGCCCGATCCGTCTTATCTTTGTGCCCGATAGCGAGCGTGACGCCCCCCACAGCGCGATGGTAGATCCCGATAGCGACGAGGAGACCGACGAGGATGCGTAG